In Paracoccus jeotgali, the following are encoded in one genomic region:
- a CDS encoding M48 family metalloprotease, whose product MPGNLRTFILMAAMTALLMALGGLIGGRGGAIMALVFAGVGNIWAWWNSDKAMLRQQQAIPVTAETAPDLLALVAGLADRAGLPMPAVYIMQQDQPNAFATGRNPQNAAVAVTTGLLRLLNREELAGVIAHELAHIRNRDTLTMTVAATLAGAIAMLGNWALFMGNRNERGGLLGSLLMMILAPLAAGMLQMAVSRAREFHADAQGARIAGQTRGLSNALRKISAAAGRVVNEPAERNPASAAMFIINPLSGLRMDSLFRTHPPTEARLAALDALDLHGQP is encoded by the coding sequence ATGCCCGGAAACCTGCGCACCTTCATCCTGATGGCGGCGATGACGGCGCTGCTGATGGCGCTTGGCGGGCTGATCGGCGGGCGCGGCGGGGCGATCATGGCGCTGGTCTTTGCCGGCGTCGGCAATATCTGGGCGTGGTGGAACAGCGACAAGGCGATGCTGCGCCAGCAACAGGCGATCCCGGTCACCGCCGAGACCGCGCCCGACCTGCTGGCGCTGGTTGCGGGGCTGGCGGACCGCGCCGGGCTGCCGATGCCGGCGGTCTATATCATGCAGCAGGACCAGCCCAACGCCTTCGCCACCGGCCGCAACCCGCAGAATGCTGCCGTCGCGGTCACCACCGGGCTGCTGCGGCTTTTGAACCGCGAGGAACTGGCCGGCGTCATCGCGCATGAGCTGGCCCATATCCGCAACCGCGACACGCTGACCATGACGGTCGCGGCCACCCTCGCCGGGGCGATCGCCATGCTGGGCAACTGGGCGCTGTTCATGGGCAACCGGAACGAGCGCGGCGGGTTGCTGGGCAGCCTGCTGATGATGATCCTCGCCCCGCTTGCCGCCGGGATGCTGCAGATGGCGGTGTCGCGGGCGCGAGAGTTCCACGCCGATGCGCAGGGGGCCCGGATCGCGGGCCAGACGCGCGGGCTGTCGAACGCGCTGCGCAAGATCTCTGCCGCCGCCGGGCGGGTCGTGAACGAACCGGCCGAGCGCAACCCGGCCTCGGCCGCGATGTTCATCATCAACCCGCTGTCCGGCCTGCGCATGGACAGCCTGTTCCGCACCCACCCGCCGACCGAGGCGCGGCTGGCGGCGCTTGACGCATTGGACCTGCATGGACAACCCTGA
- a CDS encoding Na+/H+ antiporter subunit C, with protein MEALVAIAIGALSASGIYLVLRLRTFPVIIGMTMLSYAINLFVAVSGRLAIDKPPILQANGDISPMLYTDPLPQALTLTAIVISFGMTAVVVLLSLGAFLEGGDDYIDMPEGDRHENGKRR; from the coding sequence ATGGAAGCTCTTGTTGCAATCGCCATCGGAGCGCTGAGCGCCTCTGGCATCTATCTGGTGCTGCGGCTGCGGACGTTCCCGGTCATCATCGGCATGACCATGCTGTCCTATGCGATCAACCTGTTCGTCGCCGTGTCGGGCCGGCTGGCCATCGACAAGCCGCCGATCCTGCAGGCCAATGGCGACATCTCGCCCATGCTCTATACCGACCCGCTGCCGCAGGCGCTGACTCTGACGGCGATCGTGATCTCGTTCGGGATGACGGCGGTCGTGGTGCTGCTGTCGCTGGGGGCGTTTCTGGAAGGCGGGGACGATTACATCGACATGCCCGAAGGCGACCGCCACGAGAACGGGAAGCGCAGATGA
- the ruvB gene encoding Holliday junction branch migration DNA helicase RuvB encodes MDNPDPTLRPEPLPEDEPGRALRPQALREFVGQAEARANLAVFIESARRRGEAMDHTLFHGPPGLGKTTLAQIMARELGVSFKMTSGPVLARAGDLAAILTNLEARDVLFIDEIHRMNPAVEEVLYPAMEDYELDLMIGEGPAARTVRIELQPFTLVGATTRLGLLTTPLRDRFGIPTRLHFYTIPELDLIVQRGARLMGMGADPEGTLEIARRARGTPRIAGRLLRRVADFALVEGDGRLTRAIADSALTRLGVDDLGLDGADRRYLTLIAENYGGGPVGVETLSAALSESRDAIEEVIEPYLLQQGLIARTPRGRMLASKGWRHLGLDAPAPPAQPGLFES; translated from the coding sequence ATGGACAACCCTGACCCGACGCTGCGCCCCGAACCGCTGCCCGAGGACGAGCCCGGCCGCGCCCTGCGCCCGCAGGCACTGCGCGAGTTCGTGGGCCAGGCCGAGGCGCGCGCCAACCTCGCCGTCTTCATCGAAAGCGCCCGCCGCCGGGGCGAGGCGATGGACCACACGCTGTTTCACGGCCCGCCCGGCCTCGGCAAGACCACGCTGGCGCAGATCATGGCGCGCGAACTGGGCGTCAGCTTCAAGATGACCTCGGGACCGGTGCTGGCGCGGGCGGGGGATCTGGCCGCGATCCTGACCAATCTGGAAGCCCGAGACGTGCTGTTCATCGACGAGATCCACCGCATGAACCCGGCCGTGGAAGAGGTGCTCTATCCCGCGATGGAGGATTACGAGCTGGACCTGATGATCGGCGAGGGCCCCGCCGCCCGCACCGTCCGGATCGAGCTGCAGCCCTTCACGCTGGTTGGCGCGACGACCCGCCTTGGTCTGTTGACGACGCCGCTGCGCGACCGCTTCGGCATCCCGACGCGGCTGCATTTCTATACGATCCCGGAACTCGACCTGATCGTGCAGCGCGGGGCGCGGCTGATGGGCATGGGCGCCGATCCCGAAGGCACGCTGGAGATCGCCCGTCGCGCCCGTGGCACCCCCCGCATCGCCGGCCGGCTGCTGCGCCGCGTGGCCGATTTCGCGCTGGTCGAGGGCGACGGGCGGCTGACGCGGGCCATCGCCGACAGCGCGCTGACTCGGCTGGGGGTGGACGATCTGGGCCTCGACGGGGCCGACCGCCGCTATCTGACGCTGATCGCCGAGAATTACGGCGGCGGCCCGGTCGGGGTCGAGACGCTGTCGGCGGCGCTGTCGGAAAGCCGCGACGCCATCGAAGAGGTGATCGAGCCCTATCTGCTGCAACAGGGCCTGATCGCCCGCACACCGCGCGGCCGGATGCTGGCCAGCAAGGGCTGGCGGCATCTGGGGCTGGACGCCCCGGCGCCGCCCGCGCAGCCGGGTTTGTTCGAAAGCTAG
- a CDS encoding monovalent cation/H+ antiporter subunit A — MSPALIAALPFLGALLPGLLIRSGRNVAATSCGTLTLLALIGLCLHIPGVLDGDTITAHYSWIPRLGLDISFRIDGLALLFAMLILGIGLLIIIYARYYLDREDPVGQFLTYLMLFQGAMVGIVLSDNILLLLIFWELTSLSSFLLIGYWKHLPDGRQGARMALTVTAMGGLAMIGGMLILGQIAGSYRISEILAARDLVQASPLYLPALLLILTGAFTKSAQFPFHFWLPHAMAAPTPVSAYLHSATMVKAGLFLMARLWPVLAGTTEWFHIVATTGLATMLIGAVIALFKDDLKALLAFSTVSHLGMITMLLGLGTKAGAIAAVFHIINHATFKASLFMIAGIIDHGTGTRSIRLLGGLRALMPATFLIGTLAALSMAGIPPLNGFLSKEMMLQEAAGTQWFGTDNLFFLIAGFASIFSVAYSLRFIWQVYMGPTRETYPETPHEAGPGLLFGPAVLVALVVLIGLMPMTMVGWLVRASADAVTGMPTDPHIQMWHGVNPALIASIVAVTVGALLVAIHAPLQRAWDAAPRPEAKVIFDWLVGHAVSIAQTLDTALHDGRLARGAAMMSVTAVAAGGLAWITGIAPPHSRPMLPISTVPFIGFVLLIVATGCVVAFHRNRILALVLIGIVGLIVSCAFVYISAPDLALTQISVEVVTVMLMLLALNFLPKRTWVETGAVRRGADALIAAMVGLGMAGLSYVILRSDFDLGTISDYLLANSYTQGGGTNVVNVILVDFRGYDTFGEITVLGIAALVIFAMTETLLTGSSARRLTNWRHDQRRAGDRHPLMLVVATRLILPISLTVGLFIFLRGHNEPGGGFIAGLIVAIALLMQYMASGFAWAQERQRVPFHALIGAGVLVAAATGVGAWLFGLPFLTSTYGYVKLPLIEKFELATAMAFDLGVFLCVLGAVMLALNSLSRIARRTGAPVNIEPMDVDPSRTVTEAQ, encoded by the coding sequence ATGTCGCCAGCCTTGATCGCCGCGCTGCCGTTTCTGGGCGCATTGCTGCCCGGGCTGCTGATCCGTTCGGGGCGCAATGTCGCGGCGACGTCCTGCGGGACGCTGACCTTGCTGGCGCTGATCGGGCTGTGCCTGCACATCCCCGGCGTGCTGGATGGCGACACCATCACCGCGCATTATTCCTGGATCCCGCGGCTTGGGCTGGACATCAGCTTTCGCATCGACGGGCTGGCGCTGCTGTTTGCCATGCTGATCCTGGGCATCGGTCTGCTGATCATCATCTATGCCCGCTATTACCTCGACCGGGAAGACCCGGTGGGCCAGTTCCTGACCTATCTGATGCTGTTCCAGGGCGCGATGGTGGGCATCGTGCTGTCCGACAACATCCTGCTTTTGCTGATCTTCTGGGAGCTGACCTCGCTGTCGTCATTCCTGCTGATCGGCTATTGGAAGCACCTCCCCGATGGCCGTCAGGGGGCGCGCATGGCGCTGACGGTGACGGCGATGGGGGGGCTGGCGATGATCGGGGGGATGCTGATCCTTGGCCAGATCGCCGGCAGCTACCGGATCAGCGAGATCCTGGCGGCGCGCGATCTGGTGCAGGCCTCGCCGTTGTATCTGCCGGCGCTGCTGCTGATCCTGACCGGGGCCTTTACCAAATCGGCGCAGTTCCCGTTCCATTTCTGGCTGCCGCATGCGATGGCCGCGCCGACGCCGGTCTCGGCCTATCTGCACTCGGCCACGATGGTCAAGGCGGGGCTGTTCCTGATGGCGCGGCTGTGGCCGGTGCTGGCCGGCACGACCGAGTGGTTCCACATCGTCGCCACCACCGGGCTGGCGACCATGCTGATCGGCGCGGTGATCGCGCTGTTCAAGGACGACCTCAAGGCGCTGCTGGCTTTCTCGACCGTCAGCCATCTGGGCATGATCACCATGCTGCTGGGTCTGGGCACCAAGGCCGGGGCCATTGCGGCGGTGTTCCACATCATCAACCACGCTACCTTCAAGGCGTCACTGTTCATGATCGCGGGCATCATCGACCACGGCACCGGCACCCGCTCGATCCGGCTGTTGGGCGGGCTGCGGGCGCTGATGCCCGCGACCTTCCTGATCGGCACGCTGGCGGCGCTGTCCATGGCCGGCATCCCGCCGCTGAACGGGTTTCTGTCGAAAGAGATGATGCTGCAAGAGGCCGCCGGCACCCAGTGGTTCGGCACCGACAACCTGTTCTTCCTGATCGCGGGCTTTGCCTCGATCTTTTCGGTGGCCTATTCGCTGCGCTTCATCTGGCAGGTCTATATGGGCCCGACGCGCGAAACCTATCCCGAGACCCCGCACGAGGCCGGGCCGGGGCTGCTGTTCGGACCCGCCGTGCTGGTGGCGCTGGTGGTGCTGATCGGGCTGATGCCGATGACCATGGTCGGCTGGCTGGTCCGCGCCTCGGCCGATGCGGTGACGGGGATGCCGACCGATCCGCATATCCAGATGTGGCACGGGGTCAATCCGGCGCTGATCGCCTCGATCGTGGCGGTCACGGTGGGGGCGCTGCTGGTGGCGATCCACGCGCCGCTGCAACGCGCCTGGGACGCGGCGCCCCGGCCCGAGGCGAAGGTCATCTTCGACTGGCTGGTGGGCCACGCGGTGTCGATCGCGCAGACGCTGGATACAGCGCTGCATGACGGCCGGCTGGCGCGCGGCGCGGCGATGATGTCGGTCACCGCCGTCGCGGCCGGCGGGCTGGCCTGGATCACCGGGATCGCCCCGCCCCACAGCCGCCCCATGCTGCCGATTTCGACCGTGCCCTTCATCGGCTTCGTGCTGCTGATCGTGGCCACCGGCTGCGTCGTGGCCTTCCACCGCAACCGCATCCTCGCGCTGGTGCTGATCGGCATTGTCGGGCTGATCGTGTCCTGCGCCTTTGTCTATATCTCGGCCCCCGATCTGGCCCTGACCCAGATCTCGGTCGAGGTGGTGACGGTGATGCTGATGCTGCTGGCGCTGAACTTCCTGCCCAAACGCACCTGGGTCGAGACCGGCGCCGTCCGGCGCGGCGCCGATGCGCTGATCGCGGCAATGGTCGGGCTGGGCATGGCGGGGCTGTCCTATGTCATCCTGCGCAGCGATTTCGACCTCGGCACGATTTCGGACTATCTGCTGGCCAACAGCTATACCCAGGGCGGCGGGACCAATGTGGTCAACGTGATCCTGGTCGACTTCCGGGGCTATGATACCTTTGGCGAGATCACCGTTCTGGGCATCGCCGCGCTGGTCATCTTTGCCATGACCGAGACGCTGCTGACCGGCAGTTCCGCCCGCCGGCTGACCAACTGGCGCCACGACCAGCGTCGCGCCGGCGACCGCCATCCGCTGATGCTGGTGGTGGCGACGCGGCTGATCCTGCCGATCTCGCTGACCGTGGGGCTGTTCATCTTCCTGCGCGGGCATAACGAGCCGGGCGGCGGCTTCATCGCCGGGCTGATCGTCGCCATCGCGCTGCTGATGCAATACATGGCCTCGGGCTTTGCCTGGGCGCAGGAACGCCAGCGGGTGCCCTTCCACGCGCTGATCGGCGCGGGCGTGCTGGTCGCGGCGGCGACGGGGGTGGGCGCGTGGCTGTTCGGGCTGCCCTTCCTGACCTCGACCTATGGCTATGTGAAGCTGCCGCTGATCGAAAAGTTCGAGCTGGCGACCGCCATGGCCTTTGATCTGGGGGTCTTCCTGTGCGTGCTGGGCGCGGTGATGCTGGCGCTGAACTCGCTGTCGCGGATCGCGCGCCGGACAGGGGCGCCGGTCAATATCGAACCGATGGACGTCGATCCGTCCCGAACCGTGACAGAGGCGCAGTGA
- the recQ gene encoding DNA helicase RecQ, with protein MPADLLRQIFGFDDFRPGQQEIVEAVAAGRDVLAIMPTGGGKSLCYQLPALMRDGVTVVISPLIALMRDQVRALREAGVAAGALTSGNTEDETDQVFAALNDGALKLLYMAPERLASGGTLALLRRSGVTAIAVDEAHCVSQWGHDFRPDYLRIGALKQALGVPLAAFTATADAETRTEIVSRLFGDATPQTFLRGFDRPNIHLAFQAKDGPRRQILDFAAARPGQSGIVYCGSRAKTEALATALNAAGHSALHYHGGMEAQARRDAEARFQREDGLIVAATVAFGMGIDKPDIRWVAHADLPKSIEAYYQEIGRAGRDGLPAETLTLYGPDDIRMRRAQIDEGLAQDDRKQADHARLNALLGLAEATGCRRVRLLSYFGETAAPCGNCDLCDAPPVLFDATRPVQMALSAMLRSGERFGAGHVIDILTGNATEKLRERGHDQLPTFGVGAEWSRAQWQAIVRQMMGLDLCRPDPSRHGALHITDAAHPILRGEQTVTLREDSLRRAKPAFVPKMQVAEEDAPLFSALKAKRRALSEAARVPAYVIFPDRTLQEMAERRPQTLDEMARINGVGAKKLESYGAAFLSVIAGEVPDMHPARRALAGRPAGALFDRLADAQMQLARGVDGTEKPLSCSTGQLRRIAETRPASRGALGRILDEARLDRFGQAFLSEIEAD; from the coding sequence ATGCCTGCGGACCTGCTGCGCCAGATCTTCGGCTTTGACGATTTCCGCCCCGGCCAGCAGGAAATCGTCGAGGCGGTCGCGGCGGGACGCGATGTGCTGGCGATCATGCCGACCGGCGGCGGCAAATCGCTGTGCTACCAGCTTCCGGCGCTGATGCGCGACGGGGTGACGGTGGTGATCTCGCCGCTGATCGCGCTGATGCGCGACCAGGTCCGCGCCTTGCGCGAGGCCGGGGTCGCCGCCGGGGCGCTGACCTCGGGCAATACCGAGGACGAGACCGATCAGGTCTTTGCCGCGCTGAATGACGGCGCGCTGAAGCTGCTTTACATGGCGCCGGAACGGCTGGCCTCGGGCGGGACGCTGGCGCTGTTGCGCCGGTCAGGTGTCACCGCCATTGCGGTGGACGAGGCGCATTGCGTCAGCCAGTGGGGCCACGATTTCCGCCCCGACTATCTGCGGATCGGGGCGCTGAAACAGGCGCTCGGCGTGCCGCTGGCGGCATTCACCGCCACCGCCGACGCCGAAACCCGGACCGAGATCGTCAGCCGCCTGTTCGGCGACGCCACCCCCCAGACCTTCCTGCGCGGCTTCGACCGGCCCAATATCCATCTGGCGTTTCAGGCCAAGGACGGGCCGCGCCGGCAGATCCTCGACTTTGCCGCTGCCCGGCCCGGACAGTCGGGCATCGTCTATTGCGGCAGCCGCGCCAAGACCGAGGCGCTGGCCACCGCGCTGAACGCCGCCGGTCATTCCGCCCTGCATTACCACGGCGGGATGGAGGCGCAGGCCCGGCGCGACGCCGAGGCCCGGTTCCAGCGCGAGGACGGGCTGATCGTCGCCGCCACCGTGGCCTTTGGCATGGGCATCGACAAGCCCGACATCCGTTGGGTCGCCCATGCCGACCTGCCGAAATCCATCGAGGCCTATTATCAGGAAATCGGCCGCGCCGGCCGCGACGGCCTGCCGGCCGAGACGCTGACCCTCTACGGTCCCGATGACATCCGGATGCGCCGCGCCCAGATCGACGAGGGGCTGGCTCAGGACGACCGCAAGCAGGCCGACCACGCCCGGCTGAACGCGCTGCTGGGTCTGGCCGAGGCGACCGGCTGCCGCCGCGTCCGTCTGCTGTCCTATTTCGGCGAGACGGCCGCGCCCTGCGGGAACTGCGATCTCTGCGACGCGCCGCCGGTGCTGTTCGACGCCACGCGCCCGGTGCAGATGGCGCTGTCGGCCATGCTGCGCAGCGGCGAACGCTTTGGCGCGGGGCATGTCATCGACATCCTGACCGGCAACGCGACCGAAAAGCTGCGCGAGCGCGGGCATGACCAGCTGCCGACCTTTGGCGTCGGGGCGGAATGGTCGCGCGCGCAATGGCAGGCGATCGTCCGGCAGATGATGGGGCTGGACCTCTGCCGCCCCGACCCTTCCCGCCACGGCGCGCTGCACATCACCGACGCCGCCCACCCGATCCTGCGCGGCGAGCAGACCGTGACCCTGCGCGAGGACAGCCTGCGCCGCGCCAAGCCCGCCTTCGTCCCCAAGATGCAGGTGGCAGAAGAGGATGCGCCGCTGTTTTCCGCCCTCAAGGCCAAGCGGCGGGCCCTGTCCGAGGCCGCGCGGGTGCCCGCCTATGTCATCTTCCCCGACCGCACCCTGCAGGAGATGGCCGAACGCCGCCCGCAGACACTGGACGAGATGGCGCGGATCAACGGGGTCGGCGCGAAGAAGCTGGAAAGCTATGGCGCGGCGTTCCTGTCCGTGATCGCGGGCGAGGTGCCGGACATGCACCCGGCCCGGCGCGCGCTGGCGGGACGGCCGGCGGGGGCGCTGTTCGACCGGCTGGCCGACGCGCAGATGCAGCTTGCGCGCGGGGTGGACGGGACGGAGAAGCCGCTCTCCTGCTCGACCGGGCAGCTTCGCCGCATCGCCGAAACCCGGCCCGCCAGCCGCGGCGCGCTGGGCCGCATCCTGGACGAGGCGCGGCTCGACCGGTTCGGTCAGGCGTTTCTGTCGGAAATCGAGGCAGACTGA
- the ruvC gene encoding crossover junction endodeoxyribonuclease RuvC has translation MRVLGIDPGLQNMGWGVIEIDGPRLRHIANGTVRSGTGPLGGRLLRLYQGLCAVIVTHAPTVAAVEQTFVNKDAAGTLKLGQARGIALLAPAEAGLEIGEYAPNAVKKAVVGVGHAAKEQVQHMVRHQLPGVCFGGPDAADALAIAICHAHHLQSRAIRIKVRA, from the coding sequence ATGAGGGTTCTGGGCATCGATCCGGGGTTGCAGAACATGGGCTGGGGGGTCATCGAAATCGACGGCCCACGGCTGCGGCATATCGCGAACGGCACGGTGCGGTCGGGGACCGGACCCTTGGGCGGGCGGCTGCTGCGGCTGTATCAGGGCCTCTGCGCGGTGATCGTGACACACGCGCCGACGGTGGCGGCGGTCGAACAGACCTTTGTCAACAAGGACGCCGCCGGCACGCTGAAACTGGGGCAGGCGCGCGGCATCGCCCTGCTGGCCCCGGCCGAGGCTGGGCTCGAGATCGGGGAATACGCCCCCAACGCGGTCAAGAAGGCCGTGGTCGGCGTCGGCCATGCGGCCAAGGAACAGGTGCAGCACATGGTCCGCCACCAGCTTCCCGGCGTCTGTTTCGGCGGGCCGGACGCCGCCGACGCGCTGGCCATTGCCATCTGCCACGCCCATCACCTGCAATCGCGCGCCATCCGCATCAAGGTGCGGGCATGA
- a CDS encoding PaaI family thioesterase, with protein sequence MEIDSRIRDSFGRQTMMQTLGATLDSVESGRVVIVAPILPTVLQQQGAGHAGLAFSIGDSAAGYAALTVMEEGVEVMTVEMKINLMAPALGERLRAEGRVIRAGRRIVVVAADVWAETGETRKHVAMLQGTMIPV encoded by the coding sequence ATGGAGATCGACAGCCGCATCCGCGACAGTTTCGGGCGCCAGACGATGATGCAGACGCTGGGGGCGACCCTCGACAGCGTGGAATCGGGCCGGGTGGTGATCGTCGCGCCGATCCTGCCCACGGTGCTGCAACAGCAGGGGGCGGGACATGCGGGGCTGGCCTTCTCGATCGGCGATTCGGCGGCGGGGTACGCGGCGCTGACGGTGATGGAGGAGGGCGTCGAGGTGATGACGGTCGAGATGAAGATCAACCTGATGGCCCCCGCGCTGGGCGAGCGCCTGCGCGCCGAGGGCCGGGTGATCCGCGCCGGCCGCCGCATCGTCGTCGTCGCCGCCGATGTCTGGGCCGAGACCGGCGAGACGCGGAAACACGTCGCGATGCTGCAGGGGACGATGATCCCGGTGTGA
- the asd gene encoding aspartate-semialdehyde dehydrogenase: protein MAMTQTPRVGLIGWRGMVGSVLMDRMTDSGDFDLIEPVFFSTSNAGGKAPRGDAPLADAYDLDTLKSCDAILTCQGGDYTKKVFADLRAQGWDGHWIDAASTLRMEKDALIVLDPVNRPQIDSALAAGNRNWIGGNCTVSCMMMGVGALFKAGLVEWMTTQTYQAASGGGAQHMRELLTQYGTLNAEVRDLLDDPKSAILEIDRKVLARQRAMLDSDESAQFGAVLGGSLIPWIDQDLGNGVSREEWKGMAETNKILGLGEDAIGVPGGEAIPIDGFCVRIGAMRCHSQALTFKLTRDVPLDEIEGMIASDNDWVKLVPNEKQATMEALTPVAVTGTLTIPVGRVRKLAMGPEYLGAFTVGDQLLWGAAEPLRRILRILIEG from the coding sequence ATGGCAATGACGCAGACGCCGCGTGTCGGCCTGATCGGCTGGCGGGGAATGGTGGGCTCGGTCCTGATGGACCGGATGACGGATTCGGGCGATTTCGACCTGATCGAGCCGGTGTTCTTCTCGACCTCGAACGCGGGCGGCAAGGCCCCGCGCGGCGACGCGCCGCTGGCCGACGCCTATGACCTCGACACGCTGAAATCCTGCGATGCGATCCTGACCTGTCAGGGCGGCGACTATACCAAGAAGGTCTTTGCCGACCTGCGCGCGCAGGGCTGGGACGGGCACTGGATCGACGCGGCCTCGACCCTGCGGATGGAAAAGGACGCGCTGATCGTGCTGGACCCGGTCAACCGGCCGCAGATCGACAGCGCCCTTGCCGCCGGCAACCGCAACTGGATCGGCGGCAACTGCACCGTGTCCTGCATGATGATGGGCGTGGGCGCGCTGTTCAAGGCCGGGCTGGTCGAGTGGATGACCACCCAGACCTATCAGGCGGCCTCGGGCGGCGGTGCGCAGCACATGCGCGAATTGCTGACCCAGTATGGCACCCTGAACGCCGAGGTCCGCGACCTGCTGGACGACCCGAAATCCGCGATTCTGGAAATCGACCGCAAGGTGCTGGCCCGGCAGCGGGCGATGCTGGACAGCGACGAGTCCGCGCAGTTCGGCGCCGTCCTTGGCGGCTCGCTGATCCCGTGGATCGACCAGGATCTGGGCAACGGCGTGTCGCGCGAGGAATGGAAGGGCATGGCCGAGACGAACAAGATCCTCGGTCTGGGCGAAGACGCCATCGGCGTGCCGGGCGGCGAGGCGATCCCGATCGACGGTTTCTGCGTCCGCATCGGCGCCATGCGCTGCCACAGCCAGGCGCTGACCTTCAAGCTGACCCGCGACGTGCCGCTGGACGAGATCGAGGGGATGATCGCCTCGGACAATGACTGGGTAAAGCTGGTCCCGAACGAAAAGCAGGCGACGATGGAGGCGCTGACCCCGGTCGCCGTCACCGGCACGCTGACCATCCCGGTCGGCCGCGTCCGCAAGCTGGCGATGGGGCCGGAGTATCTGGGCGCCTTCACCGTCGGCGACCAGCTTTTGTGGGGCGCGGCCGAGCCGCTGCGCCGCATCCTGCGCATCCTGATTGAGGGTTGA
- a CDS encoding YggT family protein → MTTFYQVVMLLLDILWFVMIAHIIMSWLINFQVLNLRQPLVAQLWDGLNRLLEPLYAPIRRLLPYAGGLDLAPLVVFIGIVVIRMAMQNNAAFFYG, encoded by the coding sequence ATGACCACATTCTATCAGGTCGTGATGCTGCTGCTGGACATCCTGTGGTTCGTGATGATCGCGCATATCATCATGTCGTGGCTGATCAACTTTCAGGTGCTGAACCTGCGCCAGCCGCTGGTGGCCCAGCTTTGGGACGGGCTGAACCGCCTGTTGGAGCCGCTTTACGCCCCGATCCGCCGCCTGCTGCCCTATGCGGGCGGACTGGATCTGGCGCCGCTGGTGGTGTTCATCGGCATCGTCGTCATCCGCATGGCGATGCAGAACAACGCCGCCTTCTTCTACGGCTGA
- a CDS encoding peroxiredoxin — MTISEGDQLPQGKLLKSGENGPETVDMADYATGRVAIFALPGAYTGTCSTQHVPSFIRTADQFREKGVDRIVCISVNDPFVMAAWARDTGADEAGLTFLADADGEFTKAMGMAFDAPQAGLFGRSKRYAMLVEDGKITALQAETSPGQCTVSGGESLLERA, encoded by the coding sequence ATGACCATCAGCGAAGGCGACCAACTGCCGCAAGGCAAGCTGCTGAAATCCGGCGAGAATGGCCCCGAAACCGTCGACATGGCCGATTACGCGACCGGCCGCGTGGCGATCTTTGCGCTGCCCGGCGCCTATACCGGCACCTGCTCGACCCAGCACGTCCCCAGCTTCATCCGCACCGCCGACCAGTTTCGCGAGAAAGGCGTCGACCGGATCGTCTGCATCAGCGTCAACGACCCCTTCGTCATGGCCGCCTGGGCACGCGACACCGGCGCGGACGAGGCCGGGCTGACCTTCCTCGCCGATGCCGACGGGGAATTCACCAAGGCGATGGGGATGGCGTTCGACGCCCCGCAGGCGGGGCTGTTCGGCCGTTCCAAGCGCTACGCGATGCTGGTCGAGGACGGCAAGATCACCGCGCTTCAGGCTGAGACCTCGCCCGGCCAATGCACCGTCTCGGGCGGCGAGTCGCTGCTGGAACGGGCCTGA
- the ruvA gene encoding Holliday junction branch migration protein RuvA — protein MIGRIAGVILHRAPDHVLIDVRGVGYLVHISERTAASLPPVGQAAALYTELLVREDLLQLFGFTSLLEKEWHRLLTSVQGIGAKASLALLGTLGAEGLARAITLGDWAAVRKAPGIGPKLAQRVVLELKDKAPSVMAMGGALTVDAGAALIEPTEAGAPDLPAAPAPRAAPLSSSAATQSEALSALTNLGYNPSEAAGAVAAAAQAHPDAATAALIRVALRSLAPKE, from the coding sequence ATGATCGGCCGCATCGCAGGCGTGATCCTGCACCGCGCGCCCGATCATGTGCTGATCGACGTGCGCGGCGTGGGCTACCTGGTCCATATCAGCGAGCGCACCGCCGCCAGCCTGCCCCCGGTCGGGCAGGCCGCCGCGCTGTATACCGAGCTTCTGGTGCGCGAGGATCTGCTGCAGCTGTTCGGGTTCACCTCGCTGCTGGAAAAGGAATGGCACCGGCTGCTGACCTCGGTTCAGGGGATCGGGGCCAAGGCGTCGCTGGCGCTGCTGGGCACGCTGGGGGCCGAGGGGCTGGCCCGCGCGATCACGCTGGGCGACTGGGCCGCGGTGCGAAAGGCGCCGGGGATCGGGCCCAAGCTGGCGCAGCGGGTGGTGCTGGAGCTGAAGGACAAGGCGCCCTCGGTCATGGCGATGGGCGGCGCGCTGACCGTCGATGCCGGCGCCGCGCTGATCGAGCCCACCGAGGCCGGTGCCCCCGATCTGCCGGCCGCCCCCGCGCCCCGCGCCGCGCCCCTTTCCAGCAGCGCCGCGACCCAGTCCGAGGCGCTGTCGGCACTGACCAATCTGGGGTATAACCCGTCCGAAGCCGCCGGCGCGGTCGCCGCTGCCGCGCAGGCCCATCCCGATGCCGCCACGGCCGCGCTGATCCGCGTCGCGCTGCGATCACTGGCCCCCAAGGAGTAG